In a single window of the Serratia quinivorans genome:
- a CDS encoding acyl carrier protein phosphodiesterase: MVWDHFLARHWQQLEPSLSLPSFTQQAQSQILPHLPLTPPRFQNLNGYIWPERWLERYAELPFIGNVLAGMASRRPRLAALAGSFADVERNYHQLETQFWQFYPQMMQQAKDKQL; this comes from the coding sequence GTGGTATGGGATCACTTTCTGGCGCGCCACTGGCAACAGCTGGAACCCTCCCTCAGCCTGCCGAGTTTTACCCAGCAAGCCCAGAGCCAAATCCTGCCGCATTTGCCGCTGACGCCGCCACGCTTTCAGAATCTGAACGGCTATATATGGCCGGAACGCTGGCTGGAGCGCTACGCCGAACTGCCGTTTATCGGTAACGTGCTGGCAGGCATGGCCAGCCGTCGTCCGCGTCTGGCCGCATTGGCCGGCTCCTTCGCCGACGTGGAGCGCAACTATCATCAGCTTGAAACACAATTCTGGCAGTTTTACCCACAGATGATGCAGCAGGCCAAAGACAAGCAGCTGTAA
- the tsaA gene encoding Probable peroxiredoxin, with product MVLVTRQAPDFTAAAVLGSGEIVENFNFKKHLNGKPAVLFFWPMDFTFVCPSELIAFDHRYEEFQKRGVEVVGVSFDSEFVHNAWRKTPVENGGIGEVKYAMVADIKREIQKAYGIEHPEAGVALRGSFLIDKDGVVRAQVVNDLPIGRNIDEMIRTVDALQFHEQHGEVCPAQWEKGKAGMGASPDGVAKYLSENASKL from the coding sequence ATGGTCCTGGTAACTCGTCAAGCCCCTGACTTCACTGCAGCTGCCGTACTTGGCAGTGGCGAAATCGTAGAAAACTTCAACTTCAAGAAGCACCTGAACGGCAAACCAGCCGTCCTGTTCTTCTGGCCGATGGACTTCACCTTCGTATGTCCTTCTGAGCTGATCGCATTCGATCACCGCTATGAAGAATTCCAGAAGCGTGGCGTTGAAGTGGTTGGCGTTTCATTCGACTCAGAATTTGTCCACAACGCATGGCGTAAAACCCCTGTCGAGAATGGCGGCATCGGGGAAGTGAAATACGCAATGGTTGCTGACATTAAGCGTGAAATTCAGAAAGCTTATGGCATCGAGCACCCAGAAGCAGGCGTTGCCCTGCGTGGTTCTTTCCTGATCGACAAAGACGGTGTGGTTCGCGCTCAGGTTGTTAACGACCTGCCAATCGGCCGTAACATCGACGAAATGATCCGTACCGTTGACGCGCTGCAATTCCATGAGCAACACGGCGAAGTGTGCCCGGCTCAGTGGGAAAAAGGCAAAGCAGGTATGGGCGCATCTCCAGACGGCGTGGCTAAATACCTGTCCGAGAACGCTTCCAAGCTGTAA
- the ggt_1 gene encoding Gamma-glutamyltranspeptidase precursor produces the protein MFLQKWSKPLTMAALLVSSSLYAASNPAVEAKNGMVVTSQHLASQVGVDILKLGGNAIDAAVAVGYAQAVVNPCCGNIGGGGFMTVHLADGTDTFINFRETAPAAASANMYLDAAGNVKKGASLYGYLAAGVPGTVLGMETARKKYGKLSREQVMEPAIKLAREGFVLTRADTDILDTTIARFKQDPESARIFLRPDGTPLQPGDRLVQSDLANTLAAIAKEGPDAFYKGKIPQAVEAAAKQGGGILTAADFANYQVTETPPITCSYRGYKFVSAPPPSSGGVTLCEILNVVEGYDLKSMGFNSAAAIHTMTEAMRHAYMDRNTYLGDPEFIKNPIDRLVSKSYAEEIRKKIVADKATPSENVQPGMEPHEKPETTHYSIVDHQGNAVSTTYTVNGRFGAVVIAPGTGFFLNDEMDDFTVKVGEKNLYGLVQGTANSIAPGKRPLSSMSPTLVTKDNKIFMVLGSPGGSRIITITLQTALNVIDHGMAPQEAVDAPRIHHQWLPDEVYYEQRGVSADSLKILSGMGYKMVEQTPWGAAELILVGLPGAAGVSPANSGNDSAVSGRVREGYLYGANDVRRPAGSAVGY, from the coding sequence ATGTTTTTACAAAAATGGAGCAAGCCGCTGACCATGGCGGCGCTGCTGGTCAGCAGCAGTCTGTATGCCGCCTCCAATCCGGCGGTCGAAGCCAAAAACGGCATGGTGGTGACATCACAACATCTGGCCTCGCAGGTCGGCGTGGATATCCTGAAACTGGGCGGCAATGCGATTGATGCGGCCGTCGCCGTGGGTTATGCGCAGGCGGTGGTCAACCCGTGCTGCGGTAATATCGGCGGTGGCGGCTTTATGACGGTGCACCTGGCCGATGGCACCGACACCTTCATCAACTTCCGCGAAACTGCGCCGGCAGCGGCCAGCGCCAACATGTATCTGGATGCCGCCGGCAACGTGAAGAAAGGCGCCAGTCTGTACGGCTATCTGGCCGCAGGCGTGCCGGGCACCGTGCTGGGCATGGAAACCGCACGCAAGAAATACGGCAAACTGAGCCGCGAGCAGGTGATGGAGCCGGCAATCAAACTGGCACGCGAGGGCTTTGTGCTGACCCGCGCCGATACCGATATCCTCGATACCACCATCGCACGCTTTAAACAGGATCCGGAATCTGCCCGAATCTTCCTGCGCCCGGACGGCACGCCGTTGCAACCGGGCGATCGCCTGGTGCAGAGCGACCTGGCCAATACGCTGGCGGCCATCGCCAAAGAAGGCCCCGACGCCTTCTATAAAGGCAAAATACCCCAGGCGGTAGAGGCGGCAGCCAAACAGGGCGGCGGCATTCTGACGGCGGCCGATTTCGCCAATTACCAAGTCACCGAAACCCCGCCGATTACCTGCAGCTATCGCGGCTATAAGTTTGTTTCGGCTCCCCCGCCAAGCTCTGGCGGCGTGACGCTGTGCGAAATTCTCAACGTGGTTGAAGGTTACGATCTCAAGAGCATGGGCTTTAATTCGGCGGCGGCCATCCATACCATGACCGAAGCGATGCGCCACGCCTATATGGACCGTAACACCTACCTGGGCGACCCGGAGTTCATCAAGAACCCGATCGACAGGCTGGTCAGCAAGAGCTATGCCGAAGAGATCCGCAAGAAAATCGTCGCGGACAAAGCCACGCCGTCAGAGAACGTGCAGCCGGGCATGGAACCCCACGAGAAGCCGGAAACCACCCACTACTCGATTGTCGATCATCAGGGTAACGCCGTCTCCACCACCTATACCGTCAACGGTCGCTTTGGTGCCGTGGTGATAGCCCCGGGTACCGGCTTCTTCCTCAACGATGAGATGGACGATTTCACCGTCAAAGTCGGCGAGAAAAATCTTTATGGGCTGGTGCAGGGAACCGCCAACAGCATAGCCCCCGGTAAGCGCCCACTATCGTCGATGAGCCCGACGCTGGTGACCAAGGACAATAAAATCTTTATGGTTCTCGGCTCGCCGGGCGGATCGCGTATCATCACCATCACTCTGCAAACCGCCTTGAACGTGATCGACCACGGTATGGCGCCGCAGGAGGCCGTAGATGCACCGCGTATCCACCATCAGTGGTTACCGGATGAGGTTTACTACGAACAGCGCGGAGTTTCTGCCGATTCGCTGAAAATCCTCAGCGGCATGGGTTACAAGATGGTTGAGCAAACGCCATGGGGCGCCGCCGAACTGATTCTGGTCGGCCTGCCAGGCGCCGCAGGCGTCAGCCCGGCCAACTCCGGCAATGACTCCGCAGTTTCCGGCAGAGTGCGCGAAGGCTACCTGTACGGCGCCAATGACGTTCGTCGCCCGGCCGGATCTGCCGTAGGTTATTGA